One genomic window of Hydrogenispora ethanolica includes the following:
- a CDS encoding ABC transporter substrate-binding protein — MKRLKFLSLFLVIVTVFSIFSVGFGAEKPVKLSIIDVAGNLQLSKPAIDAFKALNPQLVSDIEFIKATAPELPAKIKAQQLAGNLDTTLVLTGYDAMASGVEMKLWEKLMPAYKEYFPNLEKNYLPGAKQAYDLFEGFGITYVYCPGGPMFTYNPDKVKKVPTTPQELLEWCKANPGKFFYARPANSGPGRAFLQGLPYILGDKNPKDPKTWDKTWKFLKELDQYIDYYPTGTAITFKELGEGTRWMVASHLGWDMNQRILEVIPQTYKGFFLKKTTWVTDAHFMCIPKGLDDARKKATLELMAFLMKPQNQAVTYDSGYFYPGPAIKGVTINMAPKESQDKVKAAMRPEYEKAIKSFPSATQLDSKPMVEAMDMWDRLVGSKIKK; from the coding sequence GTGAAAAGATTGAAGTTTCTAAGCCTCTTTTTGGTGATCGTGACCGTGTTCAGCATCTTCTCGGTGGGCTTCGGCGCCGAGAAACCGGTCAAGCTGAGCATCATCGACGTTGCCGGCAACCTGCAGCTTTCCAAGCCGGCCATCGACGCCTTTAAGGCGCTCAATCCCCAACTGGTTTCGGACATTGAGTTTATCAAGGCGACCGCTCCCGAGCTGCCGGCCAAGATCAAGGCCCAGCAACTCGCCGGCAACCTCGACACCACTCTGGTGCTGACCGGTTACGACGCGATGGCTTCCGGAGTCGAGATGAAGCTGTGGGAGAAATTGATGCCCGCCTATAAAGAGTACTTCCCGAACCTGGAGAAAAATTATCTGCCGGGCGCCAAACAAGCCTACGACTTGTTCGAAGGGTTCGGCATCACCTATGTGTACTGCCCCGGCGGCCCGATGTTCACCTATAACCCGGACAAAGTGAAGAAGGTTCCGACCACGCCCCAGGAATTGCTGGAATGGTGCAAAGCCAACCCCGGCAAATTCTTCTACGCCAGGCCGGCCAACTCCGGCCCGGGCCGCGCCTTCCTGCAAGGGCTCCCTTACATTCTGGGCGACAAGAATCCAAAAGACCCCAAGACCTGGGATAAGACCTGGAAGTTCCTGAAGGAACTGGATCAATACATCGATTATTATCCGACCGGAACCGCCATCACCTTCAAAGAGTTGGGCGAGGGCACCCGCTGGATGGTCGCCAGCCACCTGGGCTGGGACATGAACCAACGGATCCTCGAAGTCATTCCCCAGACCTACAAGGGCTTCTTCCTAAAGAAGACCACCTGGGTGACGGACGCCCACTTCATGTGCATCCCGAAAGGGCTCGACGACGCCCGCAAGAAGGCCACCCTGGAATTGATGGCCTTCCTGATGAAACCCCAGAATCAAGCCGTCACCTATGACAGCGGCTACTTCTATCCCGGTCCGGCCATCAAGGGCGTCACCATCAACATGGCCCCCAAGGAGAGCCAGGACAAGGTGAAGGCGGCCATGCGGCCCGAGTATGAGAAGGCCATCAAATCCTTCCCGTCCGCCACGCAACTGGATTCCAAACCGATGGTGGAAGCGATGGACATGTGGGACCGCCTGGTCGGCTCCAAGATTAAAAAGTAA
- a CDS encoding response regulator transcription factor — MYKLLIADDEPLEREAIRFIVREHFGAVFEMREAANGREAVKQAFEFRPDVIFFDIKMPGLNGLEAAARIRTELPECRLIVISAYHHFHYAKDAVSLRADEYITKPAPADEIVAVLRKVTGIIDDHRTRQRQEEEMAERLRQVTQFLKEELLLLIVRGEAEEELIREYFSLVNLQSHSFVFAVLALDDGRAPGGGAGIEWTLRRKTALERVKLILADRGYDCLTGLVGQEIDLLLLLDPGLDEYGARLAGVELLSAIKETLELELELTVNVGIGNLCSDSAGIYASFLQAKFALRYEPAPGALNSYGDIHKGEAGQAYPFNKERSLCEQLIQGDSEAALRLLEEILEWFSLDGAGLDALKERSYQLLLALLREAGLNANLNEFGADPVALRRDLFLQESGREVKAFAKQFLMAKIGEINRLKISRANALLARAVAYLEEHFSKEISLEEVAEAIRISPFYLSKLFKKELGATFLDYLTALRIQQAKLILADPLSSVKDACFQVGYRDPNYFARVFKKSCGMTPTEYKANPLGH, encoded by the coding sequence ATGTATAAACTGTTGATCGCCGATGACGAGCCGCTGGAGCGGGAGGCCATCCGCTTTATCGTGCGGGAGCATTTCGGCGCGGTGTTTGAGATGCGCGAGGCGGCCAACGGCCGGGAAGCGGTCAAGCAGGCCTTCGAATTCCGGCCCGACGTCATCTTCTTCGATATCAAGATGCCCGGCCTGAACGGCCTGGAGGCGGCGGCCCGGATCCGGACCGAGCTGCCGGAGTGCCGGCTGATCGTGATCTCCGCCTATCACCACTTCCATTACGCCAAAGACGCCGTTTCGCTGCGGGCCGACGAATACATCACCAAGCCGGCGCCGGCCGACGAGATCGTGGCGGTGCTGCGCAAAGTGACCGGCATCATCGACGATCACCGGACCCGCCAGCGCCAGGAGGAGGAGATGGCGGAGCGGCTGCGCCAAGTGACGCAGTTTTTAAAGGAAGAGCTGCTGCTGCTGATCGTCCGCGGCGAGGCCGAAGAGGAACTGATCCGGGAGTATTTCAGCCTGGTCAACCTGCAAAGCCATTCCTTCGTCTTCGCCGTGCTGGCTCTGGACGACGGCCGTGCCCCGGGCGGAGGGGCGGGGATCGAGTGGACCCTCCGGCGCAAGACCGCCTTGGAGCGGGTCAAGCTCATCCTGGCCGACCGGGGCTACGACTGCCTGACCGGCTTGGTGGGGCAGGAGATCGACCTGCTGCTCCTGCTCGACCCGGGGCTCGACGAATACGGAGCCCGGCTCGCCGGAGTCGAGCTGCTCTCGGCCATCAAGGAAACGCTCGAACTGGAACTGGAGCTCACCGTCAACGTGGGCATCGGCAATCTCTGCAGCGACAGCGCGGGCATCTACGCCTCCTTCCTGCAGGCCAAATTCGCGCTGCGCTACGAACCGGCGCCGGGCGCGCTGAACAGCTACGGCGACATTCACAAGGGCGAAGCCGGCCAGGCCTATCCCTTTAATAAGGAACGGTCCCTCTGCGAGCAGCTGATCCAGGGCGATTCCGAAGCCGCGCTGCGACTGTTGGAGGAGATTCTGGAGTGGTTTTCCCTGGACGGCGCCGGCCTCGACGCACTGAAGGAGCGCAGCTACCAGCTGCTGCTGGCGCTGCTTCGCGAGGCCGGGCTCAACGCCAATCTGAACGAGTTCGGGGCGGACCCCGTGGCGCTGCGCCGGGATCTCTTCCTCCAGGAGAGCGGCAGGGAGGTCAAGGCTTTTGCCAAACAGTTCCTGATGGCCAAGATCGGCGAGATCAACCGGCTCAAAATCTCGCGCGCCAATGCCCTGCTGGCCCGGGCCGTCGCTTACCTGGAGGAGCATTTCAGCAAGGAGATCTCCCTGGAGGAGGTAGCCGAGGCCATCCGGATCAGCCCCTTTTACCTCAGCAAGCTTTTTAAGAAGGAATTGGGAGCCACCTTTCTGGACTATCTGACCGCCCTCCGCATCCAACAGGCCAAGCTGATCCTGGCCGACCCCTTGAGCAGCGTCAAGGACGCCTGTTTCCAAGTGGGCTACCGCGACCCCAACTATTTCGCCCGGGTCTTCAAGAAGAGCTGCGGCATGACGCCGACCGAGTACAAGGCCAATCCGCTGGGGCATTAA
- a CDS encoding sensor histidine kinase, with protein sequence MSGTEADKLREESMAGGNWRDKVRKLSIRTKLIIFMTALIVMTSLVNLYFYYRAYIAMDEFNAMLRDYTRVNSLSMQLVQGRNYLEEYITTRDRAAKDAFLDYRRRVDRLALEIDSKNATLETYLWSKSIRNSLAAYDEKAAQLLEAEPGSADFSSEYAALKSISTYLESYIKQLLDTKLTEGEWYHQRLNQRVGFIRLLNLGSVIGITVFSLLGVLILSRSITEPLRKLAHFSSNIAKGNFKTEKLPLDFSEDINILAVAFNKMAQSIEQMIQEITSKSDLERKLHEEEYKNLKISDQLTEAKFLALQSQINPHFLFNTLNAIMRLAMFERARKTTELIEALARIFRYNLGHANREVPLGEELAIVREYLNIQQTRFGDRIQFSLVCRADIAQVTIPRLTLQPLVENAIVHGLEPKERGGAVRVKITAGDGVTLIKVIDDGTGIPPAKLRQLLTGEGEAGRHQGHTTGIGLNNVKERIELFSKEAGAFRIWSKPDLGTVVILRLRRMEAPACINC encoded by the coding sequence ATGAGCGGGACGGAGGCGGATAAGCTCCGGGAGGAGAGCATGGCGGGCGGGAATTGGCGGGATAAAGTCAGAAAGCTATCGATCCGGACCAAACTGATCATTTTCATGACCGCGTTGATCGTCATGACCAGCCTGGTGAATTTGTACTTCTACTACCGGGCGTACATCGCGATGGATGAGTTCAACGCGATGCTCAGGGATTATACCCGGGTGAACAGCTTATCGATGCAATTGGTTCAGGGCCGGAACTATCTGGAGGAGTATATCACCACCCGGGACCGCGCCGCCAAGGATGCTTTTCTGGACTACCGGCGCCGGGTGGACCGCCTGGCCCTGGAGATCGACAGCAAAAATGCCACGCTGGAGACATACCTCTGGAGCAAGTCGATCCGGAACAGCCTCGCCGCTTACGATGAGAAAGCGGCCCAGCTGCTGGAGGCCGAGCCGGGCAGCGCCGATTTTTCCAGCGAGTACGCGGCGCTCAAGAGCATCTCCACCTATCTGGAGAGCTACATCAAGCAATTGCTGGACACCAAGCTGACCGAGGGAGAATGGTACCACCAGCGGCTGAATCAGCGGGTGGGCTTCATCCGTCTGCTCAATCTGGGCTCGGTGATCGGCATCACCGTCTTCAGCCTGCTCGGCGTGCTGATCCTCTCGCGCAGCATTACCGAGCCCCTGCGGAAGCTGGCCCACTTCTCCAGCAATATCGCCAAAGGCAATTTCAAGACCGAAAAACTGCCGCTCGACTTCTCGGAGGACATCAACATCCTGGCCGTCGCCTTCAACAAGATGGCCCAGAGCATCGAGCAGATGATCCAGGAGATCACCTCCAAATCCGATCTGGAGCGGAAGCTGCACGAAGAGGAGTATAAGAACCTCAAGATCTCCGACCAGTTGACCGAGGCCAAGTTCCTGGCCCTGCAGTCCCAGATCAACCCGCATTTCCTCTTCAACACGCTCAACGCCATCATGCGGCTGGCCATGTTCGAGCGGGCCCGCAAGACCACCGAGCTCATCGAGGCCTTGGCCCGGATCTTCCGCTACAATCTGGGCCATGCCAACCGGGAGGTGCCGCTCGGTGAGGAACTGGCCATCGTCCGGGAGTATCTGAATATTCAGCAGACCCGGTTCGGCGACCGGATCCAATTCAGCCTGGTCTGCCGGGCCGACATCGCCCAAGTGACCATCCCCCGCCTCACCCTGCAGCCGCTGGTCGAAAACGCCATTGTGCACGGACTGGAGCCCAAGGAGCGGGGCGGCGCGGTACGGGTCAAGATCACGGCGGGCGACGGCGTCACCCTGATCAAGGTCATCGATGACGGCACCGGCATTCCCCCCGCGAAGCTGCGCCAGCTCCTGACCGGCGAAGGGGAGGCCGGCCGCCACCAGGGGCATACCACCGGCATCGGCCTGAATAACGTGAAGGAGCGGATCGAGCTTTTCAGCAAGGAAGCGGGGGCCTTCCGCATCTGGAGCAAACCGGACCTGGGAACCGTGGTCATCCTGAGATTGCGACGAATGGAGGCCCCAGCATGTATAAACTGTTGA
- a CDS encoding TRAP transporter substrate-binding protein, whose product MLFSARRLLPLLLALVLGFGSGCRIGGPSRAAGHDQAAAAGPSARPGPGQWVFRLAEAMPADYPATIGDFEFARLVEERSRGRIKIMVTYGAKLGDETSVMEQVQFGGVEFARLNGAVLVYRPMSVLSLPYLFKDADHLWKVLYGPIGDELLAGLAEKNLVGLTYYTSAARSFYTKKPVRTVADMRGLRIRVQPSKLYMDLIRSLGAEPVPISFSEVYNALLLGKVDGAENNWASYYAGRHYQLAKYYIVDTHTRTPEVLMANKTAFERLSKADQALIRAAARDSVKKEWRASAAMEADLEAEVRRKGGIVIHLADAEKEKFKKAVEPLYLVHGREYKRLIERIRATE is encoded by the coding sequence GTGCTCTTTTCCGCACGAAGACTGCTGCCGCTGCTGTTGGCGCTGGTATTAGGGTTCGGCTCCGGCTGCAGGATCGGAGGGCCTTCCCGCGCCGCCGGGCATGACCAAGCAGCTGCGGCCGGGCCGTCCGCCCGGCCGGGCCCGGGCCAATGGGTCTTCCGCCTGGCCGAGGCGATGCCTGCCGATTACCCGGCCACCATCGGCGATTTTGAGTTTGCCCGTTTGGTGGAGGAACGGAGCCGGGGCCGGATCAAGATCATGGTCACTTACGGGGCCAAGTTGGGCGATGAAACTTCGGTGATGGAACAGGTTCAATTCGGAGGGGTCGAATTCGCCCGGCTCAATGGGGCGGTCCTGGTCTACCGGCCGATGAGCGTCCTGTCTCTGCCCTATTTGTTTAAGGACGCCGACCACCTGTGGAAAGTGCTCTACGGCCCGATCGGCGATGAATTGCTGGCGGGTTTGGCCGAGAAGAATCTGGTGGGTCTGACCTACTATACTTCGGCCGCCCGCAGCTTTTATACAAAGAAGCCGGTACGCACCGTGGCCGACATGCGCGGCTTGCGGATTCGGGTGCAACCGAGCAAGCTGTATATGGACCTGATTCGGTCCCTGGGGGCCGAGCCGGTGCCGATCTCTTTCAGCGAGGTCTATAACGCGCTCCTGCTGGGAAAGGTGGACGGGGCCGAGAACAATTGGGCCAGTTATTACGCGGGCCGCCATTATCAGCTGGCCAAGTATTATATCGTGGATACGCATACCCGCACGCCGGAAGTGCTGATGGCCAACAAGACCGCCTTTGAGCGGCTGAGTAAAGCCGACCAAGCGCTGATCCGGGCCGCGGCCCGGGATTCGGTGAAAAAGGAATGGCGGGCTTCGGCGGCCATGGAGGCCGACCTGGAAGCGGAGGTCCGCCGCAAGGGCGGGATCGTAATTCACCTGGCCGATGCCGAGAAGGAAAAGTTCAAAAAAGCGGTGGAACCTCTATATCTGGTCCATGGTCGGGAATATAAACGCTTGATCGAGCGGATCCGCGCCACCGAATGA
- a CDS encoding OmpA family protein — translation MRKKLLSLFILAILISGGISRPAQGFWSRPQEVMLSTFEGRSNTQIELAVNAKKLGTEVEIRLLKEGQPDIVATGLRRPARDQIIGILDLREKAIGAWDVEIVNHYRFLFIKFRRATLIRRGFVITNPTLGLAGVAPRESSGESAVGVTLIGAGFRPGTAVTLENGVASRGAAQVHVLSDTLLTCRFDLIGLEAGVYDLKVVGDDGQQSVFRGAFAVRPSLSIPELRDPAPEPASQTPSLTADGAEGESEPSESPGAGTPGTEERAASPANRLFKPVFFALNKTVLRADQLPALEEAAAFLRQHSQGYLILGGHTDERGDRRYNQQLAAARIEAVKRYLIRQGIVRTRLIGYPFGEAQPARTGHDPDAWAYNRRVDLLYSEERLSPDKAWQLMRP, via the coding sequence ATGAGAAAGAAGCTGCTTTCGCTGTTCATCCTGGCCATCCTGATCAGCGGCGGCATCAGCCGGCCCGCCCAGGGCTTTTGGTCCCGGCCGCAGGAGGTCATGCTCTCTACTTTCGAGGGCAGGAGCAATACGCAGATCGAGTTGGCGGTCAACGCCAAAAAGCTCGGGACCGAAGTGGAGATCCGGTTGCTCAAGGAGGGCCAGCCCGATATCGTGGCCACGGGTCTCCGGCGTCCCGCACGCGACCAGATCATCGGCATTCTGGACTTGCGCGAGAAAGCGATTGGCGCTTGGGACGTCGAAATCGTCAATCATTACCGGTTTCTGTTTATAAAATTCCGCCGCGCCACCTTGATCCGGCGGGGTTTTGTCATTACCAATCCCACCCTCGGCCTGGCGGGGGTGGCGCCACGCGAGAGTTCCGGCGAGAGCGCCGTGGGGGTTACCCTGATTGGCGCGGGGTTTCGTCCCGGCACTGCGGTAACCCTGGAGAACGGCGTGGCCAGCCGAGGCGCGGCCCAAGTCCATGTTCTCTCCGACACGCTTCTGACTTGCCGGTTTGATCTGATCGGGCTGGAGGCCGGAGTTTACGATCTGAAGGTCGTTGGGGACGACGGACAGCAGAGCGTATTCCGGGGGGCTTTTGCGGTCAGACCCAGTTTAAGCATTCCTGAATTGCGGGATCCGGCGCCGGAACCGGCGAGCCAAACGCCTTCCCTGACCGCCGATGGGGCGGAGGGAGAATCGGAACCGTCGGAGTCGCCGGGGGCCGGGACGCCCGGCACGGAAGAAAGAGCTGCTTCGCCGGCCAACCGTCTCTTCAAACCGGTCTTTTTCGCCTTGAACAAGACGGTGCTTCGTGCCGATCAGCTGCCGGCCCTGGAAGAAGCCGCCGCTTTTCTGCGGCAGCATTCGCAAGGCTATCTGATTCTGGGCGGTCATACCGATGAACGCGGCGACCGGCGATACAATCAGCAGCTGGCGGCGGCCCGGATCGAAGCGGTCAAACGTTATTTGATCCGCCAAGGAATCGTCCGGACCCGGCTGATCGGGTATCCTTTCGGCGAAGCCCAGCCGGCCCGGACCGGCCATGATCCGGACGCCTGGGCATACAACCGCCGGGTCGATCTGCTCTATAGCGAAGAGCGGCTTAGTCCGGATAAGGCCTGGCAGTTGATGCGGCCTTAA